CAAGGCAGCTAACATGTGCTCTGCAATAAGGATATTGCTTCAATCCTGATAGAAATTTACTCCTGatacaatttctaaaataaaacactcaACACTCTTGCAAGACATAGTAGATATTACTGAAAATCTGTGATGGACAAAAGAATGAGTTACattatgaaaatgcaaaaaaaaaatcttcaaattgtACATGGACACCCTTTTCCATTTTTGGGTCAGTCCATAATCAGGAATTTTTTTCACTGGCTACTATATTCCCATGGCCCCCCAGATCCCAGCCTCACCCCATCTTGCCACCTCTTTTCTCATCTATCCCTcagatctctcttctttcccaaGTCCCTTCCTGGATTAGTTCTAGGAACTTCAAATTCTTACACTATTTTGCAGAATAATTTAtctcccctctgtccctgcccccaaacTTGGGCTTACATCTGCACTGACCAATCCACTGCATGctcacaacaaaacaaaatttttatgtaaCTGTTTTCAGAAGACTTCTTTGTGTGTTGAACTCATTCTCTCAGTTGTGGTTGTacatcacatttttttccctccattacatcatcatttaaaatttcataaagtaTCAACATACTTGTCTCCATGTTCATCCCCGGTGCTCAAATGTTAACTGAGTCAGTGAACACATATTCCGGAGAATGAGGATGAAGGCTCCAAATTACAATACTCTTCagtctgaaaacaaaatttaagatcCCCAGACTATGTCTACTCACTACTGAAGCCTACCCAGCTAATTTCATCAAAGAATGCAGGGCAGGAAGAGGCCAACCCCCACAGAATGATTAAACACACACTACCTATgcagtgttgttttattttttttaatctatttttctgaTCGGAATAGATGTTCATTGCCAAAAAACAAACatcataaaaatgtataatgaagggggggaaatcggagggggagacaaaccatgagaaactacggactctgagaaacaaactgagggttctagaggggaggagggtggggggatgggttagcctggtgatgggtattaaggagggcacgtactgaatggagcactgggtgttatgcacaaacaatgaatcatagaactacatcacaaactaatgatgtaatgtatggtgattaacataataaaaaaattttttttaatatataatgtaatcaCTGATAATACTatggcaaacacacacacacacgcacgcacacgatTTTCCAAGCAAAAGTGGAATCAAACtgtaaaatgtagaaatatatCTTAATTTACACATCTTAACTTTAAGGTTAAATCTTTTTATGATGTTTGTGCTTTGGGAGGAAGACTTAAACTACGAAGAACATTCTACTAAAATTATTCCTTTAAGTCACATTGCTTCAAGTGTTAGATTATATCCAGACACATGCTGACTAAATTATCTTTACTGAGCTATGGACACTTCTTTAATGAGCTGTGTtaacccaaaaaacaatccaaaccATTAAGACATGGTAGAAGATCTATATGCGTTGTCATTTTTTTGAATCTGTTAAATAGATCACATTTGCTGCAATGTAGTTGAAACTAGGATCGGCAATTGAGATGTAAGCCTTTTGTCAAATTCTCCCCtctggcgtgcctgggtggcccagccagttaagcctccaactgcttatttcagcttaggtcatgacctcagggtcctgggatcaagccccgccaaGCGCAGAGCcttcttgtccctttccctctgctccttcccccacttgtgcactttctcactcaaataaataaaatcttttaaaaaaaatcctcccctTCCTCATATGCACTGTTGTTTAAGTTGGATGGACACCTAGCTCACTGATTTTCAATCTTTATTCCCTTCTGCTATAAGGCTATAAACAGCATCTAAGGATGTCTTTGACTGCAGGAAAACAAGTTTtgctatatattattttttaactgtataATTTCTATTATTATCTAATTTCCACTATAACTCATTCTTTGACCTATGAATTATGTTAAGGTATCTCCCTTACTTTACAAATATATCACACtgggattgttttggctatcttTATTGTTATGAAATTCTGATTTTAAtgcattatggtcagaaaaggtgatctgggggcacctgggttgctcagtcagttaagcatccaactcaggtctggatctcagagtcatgagtttctGCCCCATGCTGGAGcctactaaaaatataaataaatagaaggtgATCTGTATGATAttgatgagttcaagccccccatggagcctactttaaaaaaaaaagaaaaagaaaaggtaatctGTATGATATCCAATAAGGCTTTTTTATAGTCCATACATGGTCAGGTGTcttcttgaaaagaatgtgttcccCAGTTGCTGTGTTCAAAGTTCTACGTATGTCTACTAAATCAAGCTTATTAATTATATTGTTTAAATCTTCTATGTCATTATCAACTTTTGTCTAATTGATCTATCCATCTCTGAAAGACACTTGAAATTTTCCACGCTTTCTTGTagaattctgtcaatttttgttttaaaaattttgaggcTGTGATTAGCAGGTACATACACATTCAGGATTGTTAAAACATATTagtgaattttttatattttatcatgtaATGACCCTCTTTAACAATGCTTTTTGCCTTAAAGTCTACTTCGAATGATATAAATATAGTCCAGCTTTCTTCTGGTTTGTATTGTACTGtatttttctgtccctttacCTTCATCCTttctatattcttatattttaggtTTATCTCTTATGCAATATATAGCTACATTTTATGTAAGAATCTATTTTAACCAATGAGTTTAACCCAGTTATCCTCCAAGTGATCAGTGCTATCTCTGGATTTAATTTCTACCATCTTATTTGGGACAATTTAccatgcatttcttctttttccctcctaTTCTTTAGTTAGTGAATCATCTTTGGGCACCTGGACAATTTCTAAGATAGAGAATACAAAATATTGGTTACCAACCACAGTTTTAATACACCTCTAACTACTTTTATACATTATAGACTGACTATTGACATGTTTAATAGAATGTCTCTATGCCCTTGGGTGATGTTAGTGTTTTCTGAGGTACTCTGTACATCAGCTCTTTGTCACCTGCCTTCTGGTTTTCTGTCTGTAAGGAAATAGAAACTAATTGCTGTGGTAAAAGATTAACTAATCTAACTAAAGTAACCAATATGAATGATCAAAACTATAGTAGATATAGTAGATgcaataaaagaatatatatatttgaaaacaaatggggcgcctgggtggctcagttggttaagcaactgccttcggctcaggtcatgatcctggagtccctggatcgagtccccgcatcgggctccctgctcagcagggagtctgcttctccctctgacccttccccctctcatgtgttctctctcattctctctctctcaaataaataaataaaatctttaaaaaaaaaaacaaaacaaatggatatGTTTTTTCTATTTGTCAAAGGAATTTCTACAGTTTACTAAGGTAGAAATTTCAGTAAGATACTTGTGTTTGCCTAACATGCTAGGatcaaaaaattacattttaaagctAAAGgcaaggggcgcctaggtggctcagttgttaggcgtctgccttcggctcaggtcatgattccagggtcctgggatcgagccccacatcgggctccctgctcagcaagaagcctgcttctccctctcccactccccctgcttgtgttccctcttttgctctgtctctccctgtcaaataaataaataaaatcttaaaaaaaaaataaagtccacacTTAACACCATACAGCTTACTATCATACAAAGAGCCCTTTCTAGCATTACCAGCATATTTTAAAGGCAATTATTCAATCTGATTTCTGCATAAGAAGGACTATTTAAAATACAACACTGCCCTTACTGCAGGTGGGAGGGTGGATAAGGAGAAAGACATTTGCTTTGTCAAGGCTGTTTCGTACTGGCTGGTAATTCCTAAACTACTTCCAGGCTGCTAATATTTAtgctgaagaaaataataataataacccaaaTTACAGAGACAAATTGGTTCaaactttacaaaaatattagTCAAAAAAGTTTTACCTAGGAGGCTCAACAAgtgataaaattttattcattttaattataatctaGAAAACATATGAAGACCATTTGAACatttacaaatggattttttttcaagtctttatttaaattctagttaatgtatatggtaaaattggtttcaggagtagaatttagtgattcatcacttacctaCAACACagagtgctcatcacaagtgccctccttaatgcccaccacccattTAATTCAGCTGCCCAAATTATAACCAGTTAagtacttttaaataataatttctaacttTTCCGCTTAGACTGAAACTTTCCTCAGTTCTAAGTTTTATGCCAAGGCCTAATGACAttgcaatttacatttttaaaaatctccataaACTCTCATATGAAATTGTTATAGAAAGACCCCATGAGGCTGGGCTTGACTCATCCTCTAACAGATTCCACCCATGGTATGTTGTaattgttacattaaaaaaaaatgaacctcataTACATAGCCCAACATAAAAGTTGTTTTTCTGAAAGACGTTATCATCAGACattttgtgccccccccccccaccagcatgATATATAACTAGGACACTAGATTTATTAGAAGAGATACCAATAAAAGTCAGCCTTGGAACCACACTGGAAGTGACCATTTCAGGTACTCTTAACCTCACATATAGAGTTCTCAAGCTCCAGGCCCACAGCCATGGACACGCTACCCAGTGTCATGTAAGGATATCCAGACCCACTGGAGACGGACCCTGACATTCAACTATAAGGACTCCAGAGGAACAGACAACTTTTCCTAAGTAGACATCTACTTCCCAAGATTCTATGGATTGAGAACACCAGGTGTAGGGTCACCTTCTCCAAAATGTTCTCACACCTGATCTGACAACTGACTTGTATTTAAACTtccatctcattttatttctgtgtctgaAAATTCTGCCGGGATCTGAATTCTTCGTGGGTAGGTTTGTTTGTTCTGTGCTGACAAGTCTTGTTCAGGGTGTTTCCTGTATGTATTATGGTTTTTTGCTGGAAGTTCACATTCATTAGAACTTTGTGGGAATTTTTGAGGCTTGTGTTGGAGAAACCTTCCTCCAGAGAAAATGTGTTTACTTCCTACCAGGCATCTGTGGCACTACCAACCCAAGTAAATGTTAAATAAGCAGCATGTAGTCTTTTTAAACACGCAGATAGTAAGAACTCAGGCCACAAACTGGCATAAGGACTGGCCCTTAGCCACATACTCTCAGAGGAGATGTTCTTCCTCCAATCAGAACCAAGGCAACTCAGTCCTCTCCACTTTTGGAGgtaaaaactatttttctaaatCACCCGCCTTTGAGGGTATAAAACTCTTCACGGTTCCTAGTTTTAGGGAGTCTCCAAACAAACTCCAATTTGAGCCCAGAGCTTTGCTCCTGGCCTCTATGTTGCCTTCTTAAATCTAGAGCTCTAGGCCACCCGAGATGAGTAAATAATCCCAGGGCAAATGATTTACCTCCTTATGCATGCAAATTTTGTTCTGGCTTGAGAGCGTTTCTTGGAGCAAGATGACTCATGTTTTAAAAGGTGCTTTTGGTTTAACATGCTTAGATGCATCGtagcaaaataatttctaaaatttagtCTGTCATATTGccaaaaatagaaattctataaATTCTATCTCTTCCTGGATATCTCATAAATTCAAAGCTTTGATAGTGACCCATCCCTCCACTGTCATATCTaattttcctccaaaaattaatgACCACTTCCCATCCAACTATtttcaacaaagaaattgaacatACACTCCCTCCTCTCTTGATCTCTCACACCCCAGTATAGCTCTTATTGATTCTAAGTTCTAAATAtctcttaaatttttcttcttcattctattACTGCCTTTCATCATCTTTTCTGCATCACTGAAATAATCTAACATTTCCATGCTTAACTCCCTCAAATGCATAGTTCACACAGCTGCCAGCATaacctatttaaaataaacatgaccGTATCATTTGCGTAATTAACCATCTTCAGTGACTCCCCATTGCCATCAAGGGTTTCAGTTACTTATCATGGCATAGAAGGTCCTCTACAGTCAACCCAGTCATACCAGATGATGAGCCATCTTCGGCTTCCTTGGCTACCTGTCAGCTCCTTTATCTTTCAGATACCAGGTCAAGACTCCTCTAGGAAACTTGCAAATTCTAACTGCGCCTTTCGTTACATCACTGCTTGATATGCTGAACTGCACTTACCAGTGTACTGCAATATACAGTATATAACTTAGCTGCTGTCCCAATGGGACTATGAATTCCTTTTAAGGGCAGAGGACTTCTCTCTACccacagtacctagcacagtgccaatTACATGAGGTACTTAGTACCTGTCAGATGaaggaatattttttcatttctacaatACCTTGAAAATTGAGTCCTACTTTCTGCTGCCACTAGAGTTCAGACAGGCCCTTTCTTCCTCTATCCTCCTCCATGTCCTTCTGCCTCTAGTTTATCAACCTTCCGCATGTCACCTAAATTCTCTCTAAAGCACAGTTCTGACCATGTCCTGCTTAGCTTCAGAAACCTATTGCTCTTAGCCCCTGCCTCATTTTCCCCGCTGCCTCAGCAGCTCACAGCAATCCAATGATTTCCCACAGTGAAGGCTCAGCACCATCCTAATGACAAAAGCAGCTGGGACCTGGAGCAGGCAGTACCCAACGAGCCTCCACCCTAACTTCTCAGTCACCGTCTAATGAAGCTTACTAGCATCAGACACCTCTCCAGATCCAACTGTGGTCCGATGGTGCTGGCGATCGCTACAGGAACCCCGTATTACCCAGTTCCTGTCCTCCCCATTTCAACTATGTGGAAAACTCCCACTTTACAGCAGTGgtgtcctgggggctggggagggggagaagagagaaatgacacGAAGGGGGATCATTGTCTATATAGAATTTTAAGCCAATAATAAAATCGACTAAAGGTCTGCTTTTTATCTTCGTCATGAGCCAGCAATTCTAAACAATGCCAGTTTTACTACTATTTTattagtaattttattatttatacgTTATTGTATTTCTCCCTGACAAGGCAGACTCGCCCACGACCACCACTCCTTGGGGAACCACTGCTATTCAGGTATCACTCCCTTTTGAAACCGTTAACCACCCCAGAACAGAATTAATCACCTCTTTCTGAACACTTAATATACATCTGAATCTCCTACATGGCCATAAGCCCATTAAGGGGAGCTTATCTTTAGCCCCTAATACAGACATTCATGAACACACTTACCCTCCTAGCCAGCTCCCCTTCAATAGTTTGCCTCAGCTGCCCAGGAAGGTCTTCAGTGAGGGAAACACGCCAAGTCCCAGTTCCTCTATGGTGCTAGGAGAAACAAACCATCATGCCTTACACTCACCCCTCAGATCAAACTAACTGCATACAGAATGTAATTTAAATTCCGAAGGCTGGCATTTACAGAACATCATAATCTGGACCTCCTTCTAATTCCTACTACAGCTGACCCTtaaacaatgtgggggttaggggcgTGGACACCTCAGTCAAAAATCTATGTGACTCCCCAAAAACTGAACTACTAATAGCCCACTAGCGACcaaaagccttactgataacataaacagtaattaacatacatttttgTTATATGATTTATATGCtacttacagtaaagtaagctagaagaaaaatattaagaaaatcacaaagaaaaaatacatttatagtactgtatttataaaagaaaaaaaaatacacatgtaagTGGACCAGAGCAactgtgttattcaagggccaAATGTATTTAATCTTTATACTTCTCTCATACCAAACTACTCATACTCAGTATATTTTTGCctattacatttaagtcttttttgTATTACAGTACTTTGTAATTTACCTAACTGCTAAGCCctagaaagaaatttaaacagTCCGGTTTTACTGGTGTATATGCAACAGACACCAAGTTCTACTGAATAAAACTAAGGACAGTTAATACATAAAAGagtagaatacatttttattagatagaattttattttttaaaaaaactttattttcatagAATACATTTTCACATTAGAGATTCCTACAGTGggaaaataacaatttattacttacagttttatatttgtaGACAGATTATTTTAGGAcaagcaaaataaacacatttgaGGATTAAGTCTTGGTTTAGAATCTACAATACTTTGATACATCTATGAGGGGACCTCTTTCCCACATGGAACTTCTCTATACTCAGAAGCTCTCCAGGCTCTTCTTCCCAGGATTTAGAAATTAATAATGTGAAATATCagtatttcctaattttaaagtTTCCCTAGGACATGTAACCATCAGTAACTGGTATTGACTGAACAGACagggaaattttcaaaaattaaacacTAATTTTCTGCAAAATCTTTACTTATGAATTAACAGgctttccctttctccatcaTTCCCAGGACAAATACAGAAGTTTGATCAGGTATTGATAGTAATAAAGCTGAATTCCCTTTAAGAATTTGATTAGTTAACAGGCAAAAGCTCATACATTATGGTTAGTTATGCTATGAGTCTTGTGAGAAGCTGGGACACAACCCCATAAACTCACCAGACCAAGGAACCCAGTCTCCAAATTTCTTGAATACAATTCTTCTCGAACCTTTTCCTCAAGGACTAAACTCTAAAAATAACCAGGTGATTAGAAGAGGTTTGTCTCACCAATGGACTTATCTGTTATTTCCTCCTTATTGTGAGTTGAATGGCATGACAGAGCAGAGGCAAAGAGGTGTACAATCAATTCTCAAGGTATTAAGTCAAAAAGGTCAGAGCTTCCACAGCATGGCAACAGCTCTGCAGATGCCCACATCATGGTAGTTGAAATAACAAAGCCCAGCAAACGTGAAAGCCGACAGGGCCAAAACGCCTGCCTTGGTAGCTTTCTGCAAAGCATCCCCGTGAACATAGTCGGTAACCACTTGTCCAAGgcccctaaaagaaaaaaaagaaaaaaacagtacaaATGAAAAATCACAATTCAGACGGCTATATGGCTAACTTGaatgcaaaaaaataattatcaggtTCAAAATACAACTCATGGTAACAGGAATCACAAACCAAAATGAAGGAACCAAGAATTTCCAATTAATATAATAAAGACATCtctattctttaaattttccagaattatttaTATCAAAGACAGTAGTTAATTACCACTCCATTTACAAAATcttggggtttggggttttttttttttaactaaataatGCTcaaggggcagctggctggctcagttggtagagcatgtgactcttgagttcagggtcatgagtctgagccccagactggatgtagagattactgaaaaaataaataaactttaaaacaaatgcTCTACAGAGTttgtcattaatttaaaaaaaaatgaagcagataCTGTGTGCCAGAACCTGGTACAGATGttgaaagaacagcaaataagacAGCATCCCTGCCTTATAGAACAGATTCtagtgaagaaggaaaaaaaagtacattgtgctatgaggaaatattttagaaaggatGACCTGAATGAGAAGAACATTCCAAACAAAAGTGACAATGACCTTGGCATCTTTGAGGAATAGCAAAAAGATTAGTGTGGCTGCAGAACATGGGCATCATACGGGAAGGGCAGATCACACAGGGCCTTGATGGTCCTAAGTATGAATTTCAGGTGCGCCTGGCTGGTTTTGTCAGTAGAGtgcacaactcttgatctcgggattgtgagtttgagccccaactgggtgtagatattacttaaaaataaaaatctttggggtgcctgggtggctcagtctgttaaacatctgcctttggcttgggtcatgattccagagtcctgggatcgagccccatgtctggctccccactcaacggaagcctgcttctccctctcctcccgacttgtgctctctcttactatctctgtcactgtctctctctctcaaatagataagtaaaatctttaaaaataataataaaaatcttaaaaaaaattttttttttaatttcatttgaaatgtaaTGGGAAACCACAGATATGTTTTAAGTAGGGAGTAATCTAAGTAAGTAGTGAccgaattttatttttaataacagctttactgagatgtaattcacatgccatagaacactttttttttaagtaatctctacagccaacatggggctcaaattcacaaccctgcgatcaagagtcacatgctcctctgactgagccagctggctGCCCCCAAATTAAGCCTTTCAAAGTGTATACTAAAGTGTTAAAAGTCATAAAGTTGTGCAACATCATCACTATTtaaaattccagaacatttcatcactccaaaaagaaaccccactaCTCAACtagttttctgtctctatggacttGCCTACTCTGTACATTTtatagaaatcatacaatatgtggccttttgtgtcaaatttctttcatttcacatcttcaaggttcacccatgctgtggcatgtatcagtacttcaacTTTTTGTGTGGCCAAATTATATTCCTTTGTAAgaatatattgtattttctttagCTATTCATCAGCcgatagacatttggattgtttctttttggttattataacTATTCATCAGTAGACAGACATCtggattgttttcactttttggctattataaataacactatGAATATTACTATACAAGTTCTCATGTGAGGACGTACGTGTTCAATTTTGAAGGGTATACACCTAAAAGTGGAATCACTGAGTCATAGGATAACTCTAACTTTCTGTTagaactgtcaaactgttttccaaagtggctgtaatGTCTTACATTCCCGGAAGAGACATATGAGGACTCCAACTTCTTGACATCCTCGAAACACGTGTTGTTGTCcatctttttgataacagccttCCTAGTGAGTGCgaagcagtatctcattgtggttttgattggccttttttttttttagggagggagggagagactcttaagcaggctccacgcccaatgcagagcctgactcagggctcaaccccacaaccccaagatcatgacctgagccgaaatcaagagtcaggtacTTAACcgatgagccatccaggcatccactgatttgcatttctataataacaaacgatgttgagcattttttcatgtgcttatgagccatttgtatgtcctctttagataaatgtaattttacttttaaaaaaggtcACTCTGGCTATAGTATGGCAAATGGACAGTGCAGGcaggagaaaggggcaggggcaaaaacagaaacagaaaaccacTTAGGAGGCAAACAAAGTGCCTTGGCAAGACTATTGGCTTAACCTAGGCTGGTGACAGGGGAGATGGTGTGAAGTGACAACTGAGGCAGGCTATGTTTTGAGGAGAGAACTAACAGAAAGAGCTGATGGACTAGATGTGAgataagacaaaaagaaatatctagaat
Above is a genomic segment from Halichoerus grypus chromosome 11, mHalGry1.hap1.1, whole genome shotgun sequence containing:
- the SDHD gene encoding succinate dehydrogenase [ubiquinone] cytochrome b small subunit, mitochondrial isoform X2, whose protein sequence is MASLWRLSVLCGAQGGRALFLRIPVVRPAQVSAFLQDQPTPGWCRTQHIHLSPNHYWALDKWLPTMFTGMLCRKLPRQAFWPCRLSRLLGFVISTTMMWASAELLPCCGSSDLFDLIP